The region ATGTTAATAGAACGGAAAGTTTATATCACTTGGTGGACCAACATTCGCTTTGAAAAAACATTTACACCTGAATTATGTTCTTTATTATCAAAATCGGGTTGTATTGCTGTAACGGGAGGTTTAGAAGTAGCGTCGGATAGATTGCTCGCAAAGATGAAAAAAGGAGTAGATATTGCACAAGTAGCAAGAGTTACCAGGGCTTTTTCGGATGAAAATATTATGGTGCATGCGTATTTAATGTTTGGTTTCCCAACAGAAACAGACCAAGAAACAATCGATTCTTTAGAAGTTGTACGTCAATTATTTCAGAATAATTGTATTCAGTCTGCTTTTTGGCATCAATTTGCTTGCACAAGTCATAGTCCGGTGGGTAAAAATCCTGATGAATTTCAAATTAATATTATAGGTCCGGAGTTTAAAGGTTTTGCAGAAAATGATTTGTATCACGAAGACCCAACAGGAGCAGAGCATCATTTATATAGCGAAGGTTTAAATTTGGCTTTAAACAATTATTTAAATTACAAAGGATTTGAGATTCCGTTGTACAAATATTTTAATTTTAAAGTGCCAAGAATTACCCTTAAAGATGATTTAGTAGCGGGTTTTTTAAAAGGATAAAATCATTTTTTGAAGCTATTTCCAGCTTTCACTACTCGCTTTTTTTAGTTTATTCTTTATACAAATTTTTCATTCTTCAAAATTCACTCGAACTGACACTAAAAAAGAGCTCAAACAGACCGTTCAATCTGGGCTAAATCTGTTTGCCAGTAAGTCGCTAAAATCCGAACACTAATTTTAATCAAAATACATGCTGACTAAAATTAGCAATCCCAACTTAAAATTTATTTAGTATAAGCGCCAGAAGAATACGTTAACTCGTAACTATGCGTGTAAATTTCAAATACAATGCCGAAAGGATCTTCTACATAACACATTTTAAAAGGTTTGTCTTTCGGGTAATATTCTCTAATTGGCATTCTTTGTTTACCTCCATAAGCAACAATTTTGTTAATTAATTCTTCAATATTTGGATCTTGAATGCAAAAATGAAAAAGCCCTGTATTAAAAGGATTAAACTCAGGTGCTTCTTTTATTCCGTTCGGAAAAGAGAATAACTCAATTCCAATTCTGTCTGAAGTTGATAAATGTGCAATTTCAAATTCGGTCCAATCATTTCCAAAAACATCAATACACATTTGACCAATTGCAGTTTCCGTTTCTTTTTTCACAGTAGAAGGTTCCATAACAATATACCAACCCATAACTTCTGTATAGAATTTTACAGCTTCTTTGATGTCTGGAACTGTAAGACCAATATGTGAGAATGATTTTGGATAATTTTTATTTTTAGTCATAATTTGTAATTTAGACTTCAAAATTAATCTATTTTTGTCTTACGAGCAATAACTTACCTAAAAGTAGTATAGTAACCAAAACGAGTAAAATAATGATTATCAATATAATAAATTAATAATTTTGATAGAAAAAAATATATGCCCATTAAATTACACCATGAATTTAATAGGTACAAAATGGAAACCTTTAATCTTGTTTCATTTATTAGCAGGCGGTTTACGTTCTGGAGTATTGCAAAAACACATTGTAGGAATTTCAAACAAAATGTTTACACAAACAGTTCGGGAGTTAGAAAAAGACGGACTTATTTCTAGAAAAGTATATCCTGTGGTGCCACCAAAAGTAGAATACAAACTAACCAAAAGAGGACAATCTTTAGAAGCTATTTTAAGAAGTTTAGATGCTTGGGGGTTAAAAGATACCCAGCACTCATAAAATAATTGTCAGTACAATTCCTCCACGTGTTCTCATATCTAGATTTTAATTTATGATAAAGTTTTCATTAAAAAACCTACTTTTTAAAATTAGTTATTATTGTATTAATTGATAGTAAAATTATAAAACATACTTCTCAAAAAGATAGGCTATTTCCTTTTCTGGATGTGTACACAAACCAGCATGCGTTTTAGAACTTTGTATCATAGTACTTCGGCAAGCAGCTAACCATCTAAATCGGTCTGAAATTTCAAATTCCCCAATTTTACCTCCAAAAGGATTTCCGTCACAAATTAACTTCCAAGCGTTTAAATATGCATTTAAAACATCCAATTCTAATTCAGGTGCAAAAGCTTTTAATTTATTCAACGA is a window of Polaribacter litorisediminis DNA encoding:
- a CDS encoding DUF3037 domain-containing protein, encoding MQDKVTFEYAIIRLVPKVEREEFFNIGVILFSKRKKFLDIKYHISLNKLKAFAPELELDVLNAYLNAWKLICDGNPFGGKIGEFEISDRFRWLAACRSTMIQSSKTHAGLCTHPEKEIAYLFEKYVL
- a CDS encoding winged helix-turn-helix transcriptional regulator, whose translation is MNLIGTKWKPLILFHLLAGGLRSGVLQKHIVGISNKMFTQTVRELEKDGLISRKVYPVVPPKVEYKLTKRGQSLEAILRSLDAWGLKDTQHS
- a CDS encoding lactoylglutathione lyase family protein, translated to MTKNKNYPKSFSHIGLTVPDIKEAVKFYTEVMGWYIVMEPSTVKKETETAIGQMCIDVFGNDWTEFEIAHLSTSDRIGIELFSFPNGIKEAPEFNPFNTGLFHFCIQDPNIEELINKIVAYGGKQRMPIREYYPKDKPFKMCYVEDPFGIVFEIYTHSYELTYSSGAYTK